The following nucleotide sequence is from Trifolium pratense cultivar HEN17-A07 linkage group LG2, ARS_RC_1.1, whole genome shotgun sequence.
gaaaatttattctttaattaGATACATTGTAGCTAGCCTTATATTATAAGTCAAATACATTAGGTATTCATTGTATTTAAAGATTAAGTTTTATCTTATATAGTATTAAGGACCATAAGGACTAGTATATTGTtaccatattttttatttaatattttaaatatatttctttaaaaatgtttcaaattattaatacatttttttgtttcaaattaatattttattttatcttatataGTATTAAGGACCATAACGACTACAATTAATGCTTTTTTTTAGAAACAGTAAAATTAACGTTTAAATTACTatcattgattttttaaatattgcCGTCATTAATAACTACTCAAAAACGTTTAGATGAGATGACGTGCGTCTCTTCTAATTTAATCAATGTCATGAATTTGATCTCTGACTTTGAGCATGCAACAACGCTAAAACTCTtagaaaaaatatcaataacaaaaatataatgtcTAACTAGCATAACACCCGCACCTATGCAGACATAATTCAAAGAACTTTCTAGTGTGTGCTATTATTTTTTTGCTGTTAGCGAGCAAAAAAAGTGGATGCACAAATGCGGTGTTCAATCTTTTTCTTGTTGCTTTActaaatagaattttttttttttgccttgttTAGTAAAGTCCAATTTTTGGCCAACTCTTGCAGGCGACGACGTCAAGTTGTCGGCAGAGAAAGACTCAGCATTCAAGTGAGTCGTCCGGTGGTGTGGTGCGTAGTGAGTTTAGTATGCCCCACCAAAACAAAAGCCTCCGAAACAAACTAAAAGGTGCATGCCGCACTCATGAGGACTGCAAGTAAAATACTAGAGATaaacatattttaattaatataattaatgtaaatGATTTAGTATGTTTGATCTACTAAAAAATAAGGAGACAAGGGAACAAGGAACCAGACACAAATTGAAATTCTTGTTACAATGGCTATGGttaaggaaaaaataataaaaaacttgtaatatatttgtttatttcttCATACTACATAAATCTCAATAAGTAAAATATTGATCAAGTtacacaatattattattattattattattattattattattattattattattattattattattattattattattctcttCACCAAATTGTCCTCATTCTaaaacatcttttttttttgtacatgaaGAGGGCAAAagcccaaaagaaaaagaaattaaggaACTAAACACACATTCTTAGGCATGCAAGCCCCGGAAAAATCATCAAAGAAGATACTCTGGAGCTCTCTAGGAGGACTCTCCAAAGATATTACATCAAAAGAACTATGTGCTAAACTATGATTAGCTAGCCAATCAGCGCTTCTGTTGCCTTCTCGCCACGTATGCTTAAACTGGATGTGCCAATCTAAGTTTATGAGCTCCTGGATTCTACGGATCAATATGGGGGTGGCCCCATTAAAATTGCATCTCCTTGTAACCATGTCAATTAGTACTTTGGAGTCACTTTCAACAATGAGATGAGTAACTCCTTGTCTTCGAGCCAAATTCATTCCCGTATACATACCCCACATTTCAGTATGTAGAGCATCACATGCACCAATCTTTTGTGTGTATCCCTGAATCCATTGACCATTTGAGTCTCGAAGTAAACCGCCACACCCTGCAAGATCCACTGACTCTTTATAAGCCCCGTCACAATTAAGCTTTATCCAACCTTCAGGTGGGTGCTTCCAACCAATGAAAATGGTGTCCTTTTTCCGTTGCCCtctaataatatgattatgCTTGCAACTGTCAATATCTCTAGCCATCTTGAGGATCACATGAATATGATTTGATGGTCGTCGAAAGTTTTCATCGAAAATTGATTTGTTTCGCCACTTCCACATATACCAGCATGCCACCATGAAAATGGATGTCCACCATTCTTTTTGCGCTCCATACTCATTGCTAAGATTCTTGAAGCACCAGTCCCTATaattaaaagagaagaaaatagtAATATGGTTAGATGCAACTAACTTGATCCATATTTGAGTTGCATATATGCAATCCCTCAAAGTATGGATGACTGTTTCGTCTTCATTTCCACATATATGACAAATGGGCGAAATTCCCACTCCCCATCTGCTCCTGCGGTAGTTAGTCAGAAGGCGATCATGAGCGGCCAACCACATAAAAGTTTGAATTCTGTGTGGTCCTTTCCAATTCCAAATCCCTGTCCAGTCCCCATCTATATGGTGAACATTCTCCCGTTGCAAATCATAAGCACTCTGAACAGTAAAATGTCGAGTATTTGTGTCTTTCCATCCTATAGAGTCTGGCCCATCCTATAGAGTCTGGCCTTTCCATTCTAAAACATCTTTATTCCATTGAAAACATTCTTCTTCAGTCGGAGATATATTTACAGATTAAACTGgtaatgctaaaaaaaaaatatatttacagtttgtcaaaaaaaatgaagaagaggATATTTACGGtaattactttgtttttttacaataaaaaacaattaaggaATTAAATATCCTTAATTGTTGagcatttaatttaatttgacttAGCCTCTGCCCGTTATTCTCATACGTTATGTTTTTTGCGCTAATTTCATTTAACCATAATTAATGCCATTTAATGCACCTTAGTTTTTAACCCTCCCAGATCGGGCTTTCGCTCGCGTTGCCGTCGCCACCAGCTTTGTAGGATCTTATGATTCAGTTGTCATTGACGCTGAAATTGGTGAACCAACTTTCGAATCAGATTAAATCGATAgtgaaaagcaaaaaaaaaaaaaaaaaaaccaatttcgCTTCACATGGAAACAATTGTTAGTTGAATATTATTTATCTTATGACCGGATTCTAAATTATCGTTACTCTGAGAGCTAGAAAGTGATACAGAAAAGTAAAAACCGgaaaatcaaaactcaaataTTAGTACGTAATATGGTAAAGGAGACAATAGTAAAAACTTGTAATAcagtatatatttatttcttcATAATACATAAATTTCAATAGGTAAACTATTATTGACCAAGTTGTCTTGTTGATGAATCTACATCTTTATTCCATTGAAAACATTCTTCTTCAGATGGAGATACTTCCTTACATGGTCCTCCTGTCCTAATTTTCCAATGACATTCATGTTTACAATTATCTTGATCTCTTTTTTCAACATAAATATCAAACCATTTAATTTCTGATccataaaatgaaaatgaacaATACCATAAAGTTACACCCCAAAAACTAGGTTGAAAATCAAAGGTGAAACTTTGTCCAGTATTTGGAAGTAATTGCTCTCcaagatcattttttttgtctttacaATGAAACCTTAGTTGCATATGAGGTAAATCGTTGACAATAGAAACATATACTCTTGGCTTATCGAAAGGGCCACTTTCACCATCTTTAAACTgtaaaacaacaacaatagtTAGTAACATAGAAACAAACAACACATTTTTTGAAACCGAAATCATCTTATGATCAATGTATAATTGACACACTATAATATTGATACAtatgatttattaatttgtgttatatatatatactatatcaAATATGATGATCAAGTTATTTTTGGTTTGAACGGAAAATATTAATTGTATATTAATTGCTAAATGCTAATAAAGGTTATAATTTACGTATAGTCAACCtaatatcaaatattttcaagTTAGTAATATCTTTTAGGAAAATGCGTAAAGAGTGTTTTGGAACACTCGTTTTGGGACACTCTTTAAGGATCTTAAATAGTAGTAATtaagtttttgtaaaaaaattatagaattgTGTGAATTCAacacattgaaaattgaaatatttcactttttgaataaattatttttttaaatgagatGGTTAAAAAGTGTCTCAGAGCACTCGTTAACACGACCCTATATTTAATTACTATCACTATAATCTTTTTGGTTAATTAAGGCTTTTATTATAAGCTTCTTTCATGGGAAATGAGTCGTcataaaattccgatttatttgttttatgaatggtgtTGGGATCTAGGGCAATGTCTTAGGCGTTGAGGGCTGACAGGGTGGCTGCTGTTTCCGTTGCGGCTTGGAGTGGGCTTGAAAATCCATGGTTTTTGGGTGGTGGTTTCGGGGCTTATGCCTATGGTGTTCGGCCGGCAGTTGTATGTGTTAGGGGCGCTTGTGCTGTTTTTTTCTTGTATTTGTCTTGCAAGTACTTCTTCTACTTGtattgtttctaataaaattttgccttattaaaaaaaaaattaaggcttttattataatttttaaaatatctaataattttgtttgtctactatatatatatttttttttttcaattagcCTAGTAGCTAAAATTCCACATTTTAAAAtgaactagtataacttacccgtgctatcgcccgggttaatgttctatgaaaaatatagatcatttttttttcacacatgaaaaatatggattattaaaattttaatattgtgatttttttaattatttgtaaaattaattttatatttaatgtaatagtttatttaaatatgataaaatatccaaattttggagattttaaggagaatgACAGAATgaagagtgatactccactccgcgttcccaactcacatgttcatatatttgttcttttattttcataaaaaaaaaggtcattatgcaaaaactaatctaacggttaatatatttgttcttaatcgtcatctctctcctttagacatttgttttcttcaggagtattttatctcatgtccccgtgtgaaaaaatttcacatttgagaagcaaaatggggcgattttgattttaatattatttatttaaaagtaatgaacagtagaattgtttgtcatttgcttgacacaaaaaaaatttatataatttttttaagcatatctcatttgttaatgtgcaaattttaaaaaatgtatctatttgtttttatttttatttgtttattttacagtgatatatggagaataaaaataaagtaatacatgatattattgcttttaattcttttttttatatataaaatcattgttactttccctgctttcaatggatatcatattttttatataataaaatctacaaatgtatgtctcaccccgtgtaagttattttttgcttaatacctccatgtaggttttttttttttatcaatacccctatattttaatattttgtttggtacatatcactatgaatttttttttattagaaaaaccacgttaaggtaaaccataattaataaaataataaaatgaaatagaaaaataatctatgaagtcaattacttcattccttttatatttcagacaatgacacctttttctctacgtgataagcatgaagtttaagaataattttttttttaagcatatcaatttctcaattccacatttttccaattcattctatagtatagtcattcgaggagtttctattattttatcagtatatttgttaaatatcacatgaaaaattagacaaataaaaaaataatgagtaaaaaaatagagtacaacatttatttataaataatagtaaaaaaaacatttataagcatgatttaaatccaataaaaaataatacgaacaacaattcttttttaataagtaaacatatgattaaaaaaaatgacaataaaatataaaaaatataaataaatacttaaaactctaacatcaattgataatacttaatcctaatttgaataacaaacaatgttgttcttccgtatatggatctgcaaataaagaattataactcaaaattagtacaattttctgattatagaattaaacttgaatattttatccactcctctGTTCTCAATCCACATGTTATTTATCCATCGTAGTCATCTTCATCAGTGTCTGCAAGAATCTCGTCGatcatcatataaaaaaattagattattaTCATATATGATTAAGGTTAAAGTTAATTAGTtgagatattagtttttctaaatttaattttagtttttttattcttatttttaattaatgtattttttgttaagtaatatATAGTAActaaaatttcaactttttaaagtaaataagtaaGTGTATCAGAGTTTACACTAAAAACAAAtgtaactataaaaaaaatgcactattattattatgagtgtAAATATAAGTAccagtaaaaattataaaaaaataggtaTCTAGCATTAATACGTATTAAAACATCTGTAGAAATCTAACTccgtaaaaattacaaaaaaataaacccCATACATGAGTATAAATAAAGGTTCTgtacaaattttaagaaaaagtgGTCCCAATATTGGTATATGGATAGAAAATCTTCGAAAATTAACTCCGacatgcaaaaaaataaaaatatgataagtttCACCTTCCAAATAGatgaatcaatatatttgtcaaCAATATATTGTTATGGATCCATAACAATTTCCTCTCATTGTTGGAATTTGAGAGCATCTATTATTTgtcgttttaaaaaaaacaaatgccccgtaaatttacatataataataatttcttacATTTTTGTGTATCACCTTAACAAATatcaaatagtaaataaaagttacaaagatagatgaataatattttggcttcttaaaaagaagtttacaaaatattattgactttagagaagaaaatgatttctcttttttatgttgaatcCTGTTATTGTAGCCTAACACAAGTAAATAAAATACctgcaaagaaaaacaaataaaatttagatttcattccacttgagagcaacaaaaattatattgaataaataaataagaaataaccaacaatagaaatagattttttatttaaaaaaaaaccaacaatagcaatagataaaaaaaagtagtgattctgtccaaaaaaaaaaaaaaaagagtagtgaaagtgagaagagaaaatagagaaggggCGCTGAGACACTCAATGAACCTCACTTTTACATGTTGAACTTGACCcgtatatatatagaaactatagtagatttttggtccttaatttttgaaatttccatacatttcagcattgatttaatttaatcaatatatattccaaaaatgagttggtcaataatcaaaagtttccatatgtaaaatttcaattgtatcaaaatattaatatatagacatttgttcataaaacctgattgagcaatttctatatttataattgagcactaatgactaaaggaaaaaacatagaagaatgacacatcagcaaaatgAATTGAGAGATTGTCACGTGAGATTTTGACCGGTAAAAGAAATGAGAGGACGCCACCTAAGAAATTGAGCATGAGAGAGGAAAATTTCAATAGTATAAAATAGCTAtatattgtcaacaaaaaaaattgtatatgtaacgtaataaataaataaaaattatgaattttttatatattaaattacattTGCCTAtagatattaaatatataaattttgtccATGACTTTGTAAGGGGCTTTTCGATAGGTCtttaaaattatgaatattttgATATAGTTCTTTGATAGTACCTGCAAAAAAAAGTGCATtttcgtttttatggttttattgaaattgagtaaaaaaaatagttttatttaaaattggatcgatataattctttttactttttattttttttatcacctcCAAAAATTATTGGATCATGTTGTTAGATGCTGTGACTGGCACCCACTGTTCTCTTTGTTTTCCTTACTCATAtatagggttgggaacaggccaggccaggccaggccttgacaggcctgagcctggcctacaattttttttcaggcctgagcctggcctacggcctatcaaatgttattttttttggcctggcctgagccttttaaaagcctggcctggccttgtagcctgtttaaaagtctgtgttacattaaagcttctctatatagtttttttaaataggctaaacagaccttaaaaagttcacatttaaatttttataatttctacaacattaagaaaaagctaataatatgattaacacaataattaaaaactaataaaataacaaatacgattacgaaaagtcGCCATAATACAAATTGTTTGCTAAGTGTAGTCAGCAACAAGCCAACAACCAAAATATACACTATAAATAAGCAAAACATTGGATCTTCAAATCCAGACTCTTCAAGTGTAAGCAAAACACGTCTAAAACGCAAGGTACAAAGTCTAACATCAAATCTTCAAGTTGACTTGTATCTCCTCTTTTCCAACCTTCAatgccaaaagaaaaaaaacatatttgttaGTTCACAACTTCCCTTTGCCTAGTACTGCaggaaaaactaaaaaaatgatttatgatTACTTGCAACATTATTATGATCACTATGATTGCATTACTATGATTTCAAATACTACTTAATGAACCGTAACTGAATTACCAATAACACACAAGCATCAGTCAATTATAAATACTActtaataaaatatcatatcaatTGGTACCTTTGAATTTTTAGTCACATTATACTTGTGACGAAACCAATCCCCACCACAAATGAGAGCTTCAACAGATTCTTCACTTAATCTAGAGCGAAATTCATCAATAACTCTACCTCCGGCACTGAATGTGGACTCAGATGCCACAGTTGAGATTGGAATTGC
It contains:
- the LOC123910178 gene encoding S-protein homolog 20-like — protein: MISVSKNVLFVSMLLTIVVVLQFKDGESGPFDKPRVYVSIVNDLPHMQLRFHCKDKKNDLGEQLLPNTGQSFTFDFQPSFWGVTLWYCSFSFYGSEIKWFDIYVEKRDQDNCKHECHWKIRTGGPCKEVSPSEEECFQWNKDVDSSTRQLGQ